A portion of the Thermoproteales archaeon genome contains these proteins:
- a CDS encoding ABC transporter permease: MIWRIKPLVEKEIKDMLRDPRIYIGIISTIIILPLMGAIFQVSFQSSISAVESATIVLVDFDNTDLSKDFLKFLADKKLNIEKIEGKTLGECLEAAREMEAAALIAIPEGFASKIQSCEGVNVSIYYIVNSVSTSSTLTYTGIENVVSEYSQRLSDDILTGLAPNVDPEILKNPIKLKSITIFKGVEIEAHPGAIFSSMMMTVIISVLTPFMLTIFIAQIAATATAVENEEKTLETLLTLPVSRFEILLAKLFSSSVIAILYGGFYLVGFYFYMRSFTFGLYKNFSTPISISPTIESFIVTGILVILSMIFVTSLGVLVGALSSDVRIANSFIGYLTMPIMIPAMFLMFTDIQVLPLPIQAIIYALPTSYPLIAVKSMILGELSPVAVYGILYSLTVTLLVIYVAAKLLTPEKLLTLQYKLMIRRKKKIRFALFRK, from the coding sequence ATGATTTGGCGTATTAAGCCGCTAGTTGAAAAAGAAATAAAAGATATGCTTAGAGATCCTAGAATCTACATAGGCATAATCTCTACGATTATAATACTTCCATTGATGGGCGCTATATTCCAAGTATCGTTCCAATCTTCGATTAGTGCAGTTGAAAGCGCTACAATAGTTCTAGTAGATTTTGACAATACTGACCTCAGTAAGGATTTTTTAAAGTTTCTAGCTGATAAAAAGCTGAACATTGAAAAGATTGAAGGTAAGACTTTGGGGGAATGCTTGGAAGCTGCTAGGGAGATGGAGGCCGCCGCGCTTATCGCTATACCTGAAGGCTTTGCGTCGAAAATTCAAAGCTGCGAAGGAGTTAATGTTTCAATTTATTATATCGTGAACTCGGTGAGTACCTCCTCCACCCTTACATATACTGGCATTGAAAATGTTGTCAGTGAATACTCTCAAAGGCTGAGCGACGATATTTTAACAGGTTTAGCTCCAAACGTCGATCCTGAAATTTTAAAGAATCCCATAAAACTCAAATCTATCACCATTTTTAAAGGAGTGGAAATTGAAGCCCATCCAGGTGCGATATTTTCGTCTATGATGATGACCGTGATTATTTCTGTTCTAACTCCGTTTATGTTAACAATATTTATTGCGCAAATCGCCGCGACAGCTACAGCTGTTGAAAACGAGGAAAAAACTCTTGAGACACTTCTAACCCTGCCCGTGTCACGTTTTGAAATATTGCTTGCAAAGCTGTTTAGTTCATCCGTCATCGCAATTTTGTACGGAGGCTTTTACCTCGTAGGCTTCTACTTTTACATGCGATCTTTCACTTTTGGCTTATATAAGAATTTTTCAACGCCGATATCTATTTCTCCAACAATAGAATCCTTCATTGTCACAGGCATACTTGTCATATTATCTATGATATTCGTAACCTCGCTAGGTGTTCTAGTCGGTGCTTTAAGTAGCGATGTTAGAATAGCAAACAGCTTTATCGGATATTTAACTATGCCAATTATGATACCCGCTATGTTTTTAATGTTCACTGATATTCAGGTATTGCCACTTCCTATTCAGGCAATAATATACGCTCTACCAACTTCATACCCACTAATAGCCGTCAAATCCATGATACTGGGCGAGCTGTCACCCGTCGCGGTTTACGGCATTTTATACTCTTTAACCGTAACTCTTTTAGTTATATACGTAGCGGCGAAGCTGCTTACTCCAGAAAAGCTTTTAACGTTGCAATACAAACTTATGATTCGTAGAAAGAAGAAGATAAGATTTGCGTTATTTAGAAAATAG
- a CDS encoding NifB/NifX family molybdenum-iron cluster-binding protein, with protein sequence MKIAIPSVDNKGLDSFVEQHFGRAKYYTIIELKGKEIEKIEVIENPFIRHSPGETPRFLKSLNVDVAITGGIGRRAVQFFEELGINIVSGVSGKISDVVKAFIEGKLESGEPGCPN encoded by the coding sequence ATGAAGATAGCAATTCCATCGGTTGATAATAAGGGCTTAGACAGCTTCGTCGAGCAGCACTTTGGCAGAGCTAAATACTACACGATAATAGAGTTGAAAGGGAAGGAAATTGAAAAAATAGAAGTTATTGAAAACCCGTTTATTCGCCACAGCCCTGGCGAGACTCCAAGATTTCTCAAATCTTTAAACGTCGACGTAGCAATTACTGGTGGTATAGGAAGGCGGGCAGTACAGTTTTTCGAAGAGCTTGGTATTAATATCGTATCAGGAGTTTCGGGCAAGATAAGCGACGTAGTTAAAGCGTTTATTGAGGGGAAGCTCGAAAGCGGAGAACCTGGCTGTCCGAATTAA
- a CDS encoding AAA family ATPase, with protein MPATIKEVILENFMSYKYSRIPFKPGLNIITGPNGSGKSSILLGISVALGQTYTERGRRLSDLIRRGEDVARVTVVLDNSPIRSRRPLPWFRSDEVYFTRYIRSDGQYWHEINGRSVPKIEVYRYLSKIGLNPDNMLIIMHQNMIEEFAFLSAQEKLRIVEDAIGLRGYRSRIVSALEKLEYTKREEEKVREMLAKAEEALSYWREMHDKYLRRRKLEEKLQLLKREKAWIMVRDREKELAELAGRVKELRGEIESTKLMLEDRIKRIEELNSKITSLENNIINGSINLENGISNLREKWMEYANLLADKKLSEFKISLLERELDSLSREEKKLRRKIRELKNKALEYGARVESSRSLSDVEEDLRQIELSIAALGTIPENVVEAFEKYSTAFEELSRKAEEAALNRKKALEELEKRINIWRQRLVNVISEVAESYRWFLQRFDAVGDVKLVNLDDFANAGLELTVGFKGLEPALLDPYTQSGGERSTAIMCFLLALQSHIKSPLRAIDEFDVHMDPSNRAAILDMVIQQAKENKNIQYILITPGPMDKMPENANIILVQKVKTASSPSLVG; from the coding sequence ATGCCAGCGACAATAAAGGAAGTTATACTTGAAAACTTCATGTCTTACAAGTATTCGAGAATACCATTCAAACCTGGGCTAAACATTATTACAGGACCTAATGGCTCCGGTAAATCCAGCATACTCTTGGGAATTTCAGTGGCTTTAGGACAAACATACACTGAGAGAGGGCGAAGGTTAAGCGATTTGATAAGGCGGGGAGAAGACGTTGCTCGGGTTACCGTAGTGTTGGATAATTCTCCAATACGAAGCAGGCGGCCGCTGCCGTGGTTTCGAAGTGACGAGGTTTATTTTACCAGGTATATTAGAAGTGACGGTCAATACTGGCATGAGATAAACGGTAGAAGCGTGCCTAAAATCGAAGTCTATAGATATCTTTCGAAGATAGGCCTCAACCCTGATAACATGCTGATTATCATGCACCAGAACATGATCGAAGAATTTGCCTTCTTATCGGCTCAGGAGAAGCTTAGAATAGTCGAAGATGCTATAGGCTTGAGAGGCTACAGGAGTAGGATAGTTTCAGCTCTAGAAAAGCTAGAGTACACGAAGAGGGAAGAGGAAAAGGTTAGAGAGATGCTGGCTAAAGCTGAAGAAGCGTTGAGCTATTGGAGAGAAATGCATGACAAGTATCTTAGAAGGAGGAAGCTGGAGGAGAAGCTTCAGCTATTGAAGCGCGAGAAAGCTTGGATAATGGTTAGAGATAGAGAGAAGGAGCTCGCGGAGCTAGCTGGTAGAGTGAAAGAGCTTAGAGGGGAAATAGAGAGTACTAAGCTTATGCTTGAAGATAGGATAAAGAGAATAGAGGAGTTAAACAGTAAAATTACTAGCCTTGAAAATAACATAATCAATGGAAGTATAAATTTGGAAAATGGAATTTCAAATCTTAGAGAAAAATGGATGGAATATGCGAACCTGCTTGCCGATAAGAAACTCTCCGAGTTTAAAATTTCGCTTTTAGAGCGCGAACTGGATTCTCTCTCTCGAGAAGAGAAGAAATTAAGGAGGAAAATTAGAGAGTTAAAGAATAAAGCGCTAGAGTACGGTGCTAGGGTTGAAAGCTCGAGAAGCTTGAGCGATGTTGAGGAAGATCTTAGGCAGATAGAGCTTTCTATTGCAGCTTTAGGAACTATACCCGAGAACGTAGTGGAAGCTTTTGAAAAGTATAGCACGGCTTTCGAAGAGTTGTCCCGGAAGGCGGAGGAGGCTGCTCTGAATAGGAAAAAAGCTTTGGAGGAGCTGGAAAAGCGCATCAATATATGGAGGCAAAGGCTCGTTAACGTAATTTCCGAAGTCGCGGAATCATATAGGTGGTTCCTGCAGAGATTTGACGCTGTTGGAGATGTAAAACTAGTAAATCTAGACGATTTCGCCAACGCAGGACTGGAGCTGACGGTTGGTTTTAAAGGTTTGGAACCCGCGCTCCTAGACCCTTATACGCAAAGTGGAGGAGAAAGATCTACAGCAATAATGTGCTTTTTGCTAGCTTTGCAATCCCACATAAAATCTCCTTTGAGGGCTATTGACGAGTTTGATGTTCACATGGATCCAAGTAATAGGGCGGCTATACTCGACATGGTTATTCAACAAGCTAAAGAAAATAAGAATATTCAATACATTCTGATAACCCCGGGACCTATGGATAAAATGCCGGAAAACGCGAACATTATACTAGTTCAAAAGGTTAAGACAGCATCTTCTCCCTCTCTTGTTGGGTGA
- a CDS encoding DEAD/DEAH box helicase, whose translation MDVLEALHPYIRKLWLEKGFGALTPPQVDAIPHVLSGENVLIVAPTGTGKTEAAFLPILSKLLDEEKKGIKIIYITPLRTLNRDLLNRLEWWTLKLDLRIAVRHGDTSMSERRVQALKPPDIMITTPETFQLLLIGERLKQHIQGLKWVIVDEVHEVADSKRGVQLALLLEKARKMTGRVFQLIGLSATVGNPEGVAEFLSGVGRKCRVVYTPVAKLFEVKVAWPDVKGEDYILAEKLMVSESLAARLRYIREAVEKYGSVLIFSNTRPTVEMLGSRLKLWDIKFPVYVHHGSLSQEERIRIEDMLRAGKIKGVVCTSSMELGIDIGHVDFVIQYNSPREVRRLIQRIGRSGHGIGRVSKGVVLVGDSDDALEAIVLVNLLKLEKIEPSIPPRKPFDVLAHEIVGFALTGLYTPEEIYELARKTVPYRNLEWIEYEELLKFLEDIGLIRIRGKYVRPAGRRSYDYFYGVLSMIPEVKQYDVVERDSGDFIGLLDDFFVSEYCEPGARFIMAGRPWEVVSLTENTVYVKSIEDYRSAIPSWVGEEIPVPFHVAQEVGRIRGEVEKLAQKGLGLKEVAEVVSQKYGVSVKTVEKAILSVYCMAREGVPVPTHRRIVVEDAEGIIVVHAHFGNRVNRVLGKYLSYRISRLFGLPVYVSEKPYRILLRVEGVGMEEIEAILKDTTVEKFKKHLIAAVEESRIFRWRLQQVARKMGVIEPGTMLARGDVEKLAISLKDTPPYKEALKEVLYKDMDLENALKVVEKIEQGEIEVKPILGPTRLTLEHYRYLSEYLEPVSPEKRDMINLMMFKIRLFSSFISLACLECGYVWSSPVAELVERLECPACFSDRLAFDAVSEREMNLRLKKCKKGKGRGCRKFWSSVKALQSYGLGAILARAAGFSFRDVLKIAEGYDGNIDSFVKKLWIERKKRIIKEKSKS comes from the coding sequence GTGGATGTGTTGGAGGCTCTACATCCGTATATTAGAAAGTTATGGCTAGAAAAGGGTTTTGGCGCTCTCACCCCACCCCAAGTAGATGCTATACCGCATGTTCTTTCTGGAGAAAACGTGCTTATAGTAGCGCCTACCGGAACTGGTAAAACTGAGGCAGCTTTCTTGCCGATACTCTCAAAGCTTTTAGATGAGGAGAAGAAAGGTATAAAAATTATATATATTACGCCTTTACGGACGCTCAATAGGGATCTTTTAAATAGGCTTGAATGGTGGACGTTAAAGCTTGATTTGCGTATAGCCGTTAGGCATGGAGATACTTCAATGTCTGAGCGGCGCGTACAAGCTTTAAAGCCGCCGGACATTATGATAACTACTCCTGAAACTTTCCAGCTGCTGCTTATTGGGGAGAGGCTTAAACAGCATATTCAAGGCTTGAAATGGGTTATAGTAGACGAGGTTCACGAGGTAGCTGATAGCAAGCGTGGAGTTCAGCTTGCTCTACTGCTTGAGAAAGCTAGGAAAATGACGGGTAGAGTTTTTCAGCTTATAGGGCTTTCCGCTACTGTTGGAAATCCCGAGGGGGTGGCTGAATTTCTCTCTGGAGTAGGTAGAAAGTGTAGAGTTGTGTATACACCGGTAGCCAAATTGTTTGAGGTTAAGGTCGCATGGCCGGATGTTAAAGGCGAAGATTACATCCTGGCTGAAAAGCTGATGGTATCGGAAAGTTTGGCTGCGAGGCTACGCTACATAAGAGAAGCTGTAGAGAAATATGGAAGCGTTCTCATTTTTTCTAATACTAGGCCAACCGTCGAGATGCTCGGTAGCAGGCTCAAGCTTTGGGATATAAAGTTTCCAGTATACGTTCATCATGGAAGCTTGTCTCAGGAGGAGAGGATTAGAATCGAGGATATGCTTAGAGCGGGCAAGATAAAAGGCGTTGTCTGCACTTCGTCTATGGAGCTTGGGATAGATATTGGGCACGTAGACTTCGTTATTCAATATAATTCCCCTAGAGAAGTTAGAAGGCTTATACAGAGAATAGGAAGGTCTGGACACGGCATAGGCAGAGTGAGTAAGGGAGTTGTGCTCGTGGGGGATAGCGATGATGCCTTAGAAGCTATCGTACTCGTAAACTTACTAAAGCTTGAAAAGATAGAGCCTTCGATCCCGCCGCGGAAACCTTTCGATGTTTTAGCTCACGAAATAGTGGGTTTTGCTCTTACTGGATTGTATACGCCAGAGGAAATATACGAACTAGCTAGGAAAACTGTTCCCTACAGAAACTTGGAATGGATAGAGTATGAGGAATTATTGAAGTTTCTCGAAGATATCGGATTGATCCGGATAAGGGGGAAATATGTTAGGCCTGCCGGTAGGAGAAGCTACGACTATTTCTATGGAGTTTTGTCTATGATTCCCGAGGTAAAGCAGTATGATGTTGTTGAAAGAGATAGCGGTGATTTTATCGGCCTACTAGATGATTTCTTCGTATCAGAGTACTGCGAGCCGGGTGCAAGGTTTATAATGGCTGGTAGACCGTGGGAGGTGGTTTCTCTCACAGAGAATACAGTATACGTTAAGTCTATAGAAGATTATAGAAGTGCGATCCCAAGCTGGGTTGGCGAGGAAATCCCTGTTCCTTTCCACGTAGCACAGGAAGTTGGTAGAATTAGAGGAGAAGTTGAAAAGCTCGCTCAGAAAGGTTTAGGTTTGAAAGAGGTAGCTGAGGTAGTTTCCCAAAAATATGGAGTAAGCGTGAAAACCGTTGAAAAGGCTATTTTAAGCGTCTATTGCATGGCTAGAGAGGGCGTACCAGTTCCCACTCACCGGAGAATAGTTGTGGAAGATGCGGAGGGTATAATTGTAGTGCACGCCCATTTTGGGAATAGGGTTAACCGAGTACTCGGGAAATACTTGTCATATAGGATTTCAAGGCTTTTCGGCTTACCTGTGTACGTCTCCGAGAAACCCTACAGGATATTGCTAAGAGTTGAGGGGGTTGGTATGGAGGAAATAGAGGCTATTCTAAAAGATACTACTGTTGAAAAGTTTAAGAAGCATTTAATTGCGGCTGTAGAAGAAAGTCGTATATTCAGGTGGAGGCTGCAGCAGGTTGCTAGGAAAATGGGGGTTATCGAGCCTGGAACTATGCTAGCTAGGGGAGATGTAGAAAAGCTTGCTATATCTCTTAAAGATACCCCGCCCTACAAAGAAGCTTTAAAAGAGGTTTTGTATAAGGATATGGATTTGGAGAACGCGCTCAAAGTTGTGGAAAAGATAGAGCAGGGAGAGATCGAGGTTAAGCCTATTCTGGGACCTACAAGGTTAACTCTCGAGCATTACAGGTATTTAAGCGAGTATTTAGAACCTGTATCTCCGGAGAAAAGAGATATGATTAATTTAATGATGTTCAAGATAAGGCTTTTTTCGAGCTTTATAAGCCTTGCATGTCTCGAGTGTGGATATGTGTGGAGCTCTCCTGTCGCCGAGCTCGTCGAAAGGCTTGAATGTCCTGCTTGCTTCTCTGACAGACTGGCTTTCGATGCTGTTAGCGAGAGGGAGATGAATCTACGGCTTAAAAAATGTAAAAAAGGTAAGGGTAGAGGCTGTAGAAAATTCTGGAGTAGCGTTAAGGCTTTACAGAGTTATGGACTAGGTGCAATACTTGCCAGAGCAGCCGGCTTTAGCTTCCGCGATGTTTTAAAGATAGCTGAAGGTTACGATGGAAATATTGATTCTTTCGTAAAGAAATTATGGATAGAACGCAAAAAGAGAATTATTAAGGAGAAAAGTAAAAGCTAA
- a CDS encoding ABC transporter ATP-binding protein produces MADTAVLVNNLVKEFGPVRALNGVSFIVEKGEVFGLIGPNGAGKTTTLRILATLLFPTRGLVNIFGYDVVSEADKVRKIISYLPEEAGAYRNLSGYEYLRIIAQIYFESRMDVEEAVEEAVKISGLGERIHDKVKHYSKGMKRRLQIARVFMVKPKLAILDEPTSGLDVAHALHVRRLIRDFASKNGVTVIVSSHNMLEVEHVCSRVALIHKGLILDIGEPRELKEKYGAESLEEVFIKVVGYDLAY; encoded by the coding sequence ATGGCTGACACGGCTGTATTAGTTAATAATCTCGTAAAGGAATTTGGCCCGGTAAGAGCGCTAAACGGAGTCTCCTTCATCGTTGAAAAAGGAGAAGTCTTCGGTCTCATAGGACCTAACGGTGCTGGAAAAACGACCACTTTAAGGATTTTGGCCACCCTATTATTTCCAACTAGAGGCTTAGTCAATATTTTTGGATATGACGTTGTAAGCGAAGCTGATAAAGTTAGAAAAATAATAAGCTACTTACCCGAGGAGGCGGGAGCTTACAGGAACCTCTCCGGGTACGAGTATTTGAGAATAATAGCTCAAATATACTTTGAGTCGAGGATGGATGTTGAAGAAGCTGTTGAGGAAGCTGTAAAAATTTCGGGATTGGGAGAGAGGATACACGATAAAGTAAAGCATTACAGTAAAGGAATGAAGAGGCGTCTTCAAATAGCGAGAGTTTTCATGGTTAAGCCTAAACTAGCTATACTTGACGAGCCTACCTCGGGTTTGGACGTTGCACATGCACTCCATGTAAGGAGGTTAATAAGAGATTTTGCCTCAAAAAATGGCGTAACTGTTATAGTTTCAAGCCACAATATGCTGGAGGTGGAGCATGTATGTTCTAGAGTTGCTTTGATACATAAAGGGCTTATTCTGGATATTGGAGAACCTAGAGAGCTAAAGGAGAAATATGGAGCTGAAAGCTTGGAAGAGGTTTTTATAAAGGTAGTTGGTTATGATTTGGCGTATTAA
- a CDS encoding 2'-5' RNA ligase family protein, which translates to MPTYFIGYKAPLTEFDKCVREPYRLIPLEQRHLTLLYFGFLKKHEIEVLLKKVKSVKAERVTVLFNSLTAFPSLQKPKYLAAIPDYKGRNRLMKIRESVEGLFADFTKEKYEIFNPHVSIAYTRSKPTIELQKKASKSIKNCKRVKETLVFDRLLIFRAEKGKITVIV; encoded by the coding sequence ATGCCCACTTACTTTATTGGATACAAAGCCCCGCTAACAGAATTTGATAAGTGCGTAAGAGAGCCTTACCGCTTAATTCCGCTCGAGCAAAGGCATTTAACCCTGTTATATTTTGGTTTTCTAAAAAAGCACGAAATAGAGGTTTTGCTCAAGAAAGTTAAATCCGTTAAAGCTGAGCGAGTAACAGTTTTATTTAATTCTTTAACAGCTTTTCCATCATTACAAAAGCCTAAATATTTAGCTGCGATACCCGACTATAAAGGCAGAAACCGACTTATGAAAATTAGGGAAAGTGTTGAAGGTTTATTCGCAGATTTTACAAAAGAAAAATATGAAATTTTTAATCCTCACGTTTCAATAGCTTATACTAGGAGTAAGCCGACAATAGAATTGCAGAAGAAAGCTAGCAAATCTATCAAAAACTGCAAGAGAGTTAAGGAAACTTTAGTTTTCGATAGGCTGCTCATTTTTAGGGCTGAAAAGGGTAAAATAACTGTAATAGTGTAA
- a CDS encoding TIGR04084 family radical SAM/SPASM domain-containing protein: MLFYVFTTGKCNLRCKYCSGSFPQNLVPWEVKYDIKDLISFLEQDGDLVVAFYGGEPLLNPGIIREIMDRVNAKHFVIQTNGLLVKQLPIEYWRRFDTILLSIDGIREVTDYYRGAGVYDRVIEAAKYLRSIGAKADLVARMTVSEKGSIYRDVTHLLSLNLFDHVHWQLDVVWSDRWKNFDKWVLEDYLPGLDKLVKLWIDKLEKGVVLGIAPFLGIAKAMLFDEFISPPCGSGSKAFAVSTDGSILACPIAVDVEWARIGHIKDFKPRDLEGALKIGKPCVDCRIFKYCGGRCLYAYYEKLWGEEGFRKICTITKFLVDNLLKFKNKIIRLLEDKKINRELLYYPPFLNTIEVIP; encoded by the coding sequence ATGCTTTTCTACGTTTTCACAACTGGAAAATGCAACTTGAGATGTAAATATTGTAGTGGAAGTTTTCCTCAAAATCTTGTCCCCTGGGAAGTAAAGTACGATATAAAAGATTTGATAAGTTTTCTCGAGCAGGATGGCGACCTGGTAGTAGCTTTTTATGGAGGCGAGCCCCTACTAAACCCTGGCATTATCCGTGAAATAATGGATCGTGTAAATGCAAAACATTTTGTTATCCAAACTAATGGTTTGTTAGTTAAACAGCTGCCAATTGAATACTGGAGGCGGTTTGATACGATTTTATTATCTATTGACGGCATTCGAGAAGTAACAGATTACTATAGAGGTGCCGGAGTGTACGATAGGGTTATCGAAGCTGCAAAATATCTTAGAAGTATTGGCGCTAAAGCGGATTTGGTTGCTAGGATGACCGTAAGCGAGAAAGGTAGCATATATAGAGACGTTACCCATTTATTATCTTTAAACCTGTTCGATCACGTTCACTGGCAGCTCGACGTCGTGTGGAGCGACCGCTGGAAAAACTTTGATAAATGGGTTTTAGAGGATTATCTTCCTGGATTAGATAAGCTAGTCAAGCTTTGGATAGATAAGCTAGAAAAGGGGGTTGTTCTAGGCATTGCTCCATTTTTAGGTATAGCAAAGGCGATGCTTTTTGACGAGTTCATTTCTCCTCCATGCGGCTCTGGCAGTAAGGCGTTTGCTGTAAGCACTGACGGCTCCATATTAGCCTGCCCGATAGCTGTCGACGTCGAATGGGCTAGAATAGGACATATAAAAGATTTTAAGCCGAGAGATCTCGAAGGTGCTTTAAAAATTGGAAAGCCCTGCGTGGATTGCAGAATTTTCAAGTATTGTGGCGGTAGATGCTTATACGCTTATTATGAGAAATTGTGGGGTGAAGAAGGTTTTAGAAAAATATGCACTATTACAAAATTTTTAGTGGATAATCTTCTAAAATTTAAAAATAAGATAATACGACTTCTTGAAGATAAAAAGATCAATCGGGAGCTGCTATATTATCCTCCATTTCTAAATACGATAGAGGTGATTCCGTAG